A part of Arachis hypogaea cultivar Tifrunner chromosome 12, arahy.Tifrunner.gnm2.J5K5, whole genome shotgun sequence genomic DNA contains:
- the LOC112727372 gene encoding tripeptidyl-peptidase 2 isoform X1, whose amino-acid sequence MLFQSGHVERKYIEVPHGASWVEGTMNTSSFDTTRRFFVDAVQICPLHRPLTWRSVMTFSSPAAKSFAFKVVGGQTLELVIAQFWSSGIGSQETPSVDLKVMFHGVKVNQEEIVLDGSEAPVRINAEALLASKRLAPLAILNKIRIPYRPTDAKISALTTDRDKLPSGKQILALTLTVLDFAYFLRRSYRSRGEASWRLFENHVEGYLEA is encoded by the exons ATGTTATTCCAGTCAG GCCATGTAGAAAGGAAATATATAGAAGTGCCACATGGTGCATCTTGGGTTGAGGGAACCATGAACACGTCAAGTTTTGATACAACGAGAAGATTTTTCGTGGATGCTGTTCAG ATATGTCCATTGCATAGACCGTTGACATGGAGGAGTGTGATGACTTTTTCTTCCCCTGCTGCCAAAAGCTTCGCCTTCAAGGTTGTAGGTGGTCAAACATTGGAACTAGTCATAGCTCAGTTTTGGTCAAGTGGCATAGGGAGTCAAGAGACTCCAAGTGTGGATCTGAAG GTTATGTTTCATGGTGTAAAAGTCAACCAAGAGGAAATTGTACTTGATGGGAGTGAAGCACCAGTTAGAATTAATGCTGAAGCATTACTGGCATCTAAGAGACTTGCACCTTTAGCAATACTAAACAAG ATAAGGATCCCTTATAGACCAACAGATGCTAAGATTAGTGCACTTACGACTGATCGTGACAAACTTCCCTCTGGAAAGCAGATACTTGCACTGACACTAAC TGTTTTAGACTTTGCATACTTTTTGAGGAGAAGCTATAGAAGCAGAGGAGAAGCTTCATGGCGACTTTTTGAG AACCATGTTGAGGGCTACCTTGAAGCTTGA
- the LOC112727372 gene encoding tripeptidyl-peptidase 2 isoform X2, with translation MVVPSSHVERKYIEVPHGASWVEGTMNTSSFDTTRRFFVDAVQICPLHRPLTWRSVMTFSSPAAKSFAFKVVGGQTLELVIAQFWSSGIGSQETPSVDLKVMFHGVKVNQEEIVLDGSEAPVRINAEALLASKRLAPLAILNKIRIPYRPTDAKISALTTDRDKLPSGKQILALTLTVLDFAYFLRRSYRSRGEASWRLFENHVEGYLEA, from the exons ATGGTCGTACCTTCAA GCCATGTAGAAAGGAAATATATAGAAGTGCCACATGGTGCATCTTGGGTTGAGGGAACCATGAACACGTCAAGTTTTGATACAACGAGAAGATTTTTCGTGGATGCTGTTCAG ATATGTCCATTGCATAGACCGTTGACATGGAGGAGTGTGATGACTTTTTCTTCCCCTGCTGCCAAAAGCTTCGCCTTCAAGGTTGTAGGTGGTCAAACATTGGAACTAGTCATAGCTCAGTTTTGGTCAAGTGGCATAGGGAGTCAAGAGACTCCAAGTGTGGATCTGAAG GTTATGTTTCATGGTGTAAAAGTCAACCAAGAGGAAATTGTACTTGATGGGAGTGAAGCACCAGTTAGAATTAATGCTGAAGCATTACTGGCATCTAAGAGACTTGCACCTTTAGCAATACTAAACAAG ATAAGGATCCCTTATAGACCAACAGATGCTAAGATTAGTGCACTTACGACTGATCGTGACAAACTTCCCTCTGGAAAGCAGATACTTGCACTGACACTAAC TGTTTTAGACTTTGCATACTTTTTGAGGAGAAGCTATAGAAGCAGAGGAGAAGCTTCATGGCGACTTTTTGAG AACCATGTTGAGGGCTACCTTGAAGCTTGA
- the LOC112727372 gene encoding tripeptidyl-peptidase 2 isoform X3, whose product MLFQSGHVERKYIEVPHGASWVEGTMNTSSFDTTRRFFVDAVQICPLHRPLTWRSVMTFSSPAAKSFAFKVVGGQTLELVIAQFWSSGIGSQETPSVDLKVMFHGVKVNQEEIVLDGSEAPVRINAEALLASKRLAPLAILNKIRIPYRPTDAKISALTTDRDKLPSGKQILALTLTVLDFAYFLRRSYRSRGEASWRLFEAEPC is encoded by the exons ATGTTATTCCAGTCAG GCCATGTAGAAAGGAAATATATAGAAGTGCCACATGGTGCATCTTGGGTTGAGGGAACCATGAACACGTCAAGTTTTGATACAACGAGAAGATTTTTCGTGGATGCTGTTCAG ATATGTCCATTGCATAGACCGTTGACATGGAGGAGTGTGATGACTTTTTCTTCCCCTGCTGCCAAAAGCTTCGCCTTCAAGGTTGTAGGTGGTCAAACATTGGAACTAGTCATAGCTCAGTTTTGGTCAAGTGGCATAGGGAGTCAAGAGACTCCAAGTGTGGATCTGAAG GTTATGTTTCATGGTGTAAAAGTCAACCAAGAGGAAATTGTACTTGATGGGAGTGAAGCACCAGTTAGAATTAATGCTGAAGCATTACTGGCATCTAAGAGACTTGCACCTTTAGCAATACTAAACAAG ATAAGGATCCCTTATAGACCAACAGATGCTAAGATTAGTGCACTTACGACTGATCGTGACAAACTTCCCTCTGGAAAGCAGATACTTGCACTGACACTAAC TGTTTTAGACTTTGCATACTTTTTGAGGAGAAGCTATAGAAGCAGAGGAGAAGCTTCATGGCGACTTTTTGAGGCTG AACCATGTTGA
- the LOC112727372 gene encoding tripeptidyl-peptidase 2 isoform X4 yields MVVPSSHVERKYIEVPHGASWVEGTMNTSSFDTTRRFFVDAVQICPLHRPLTWRSVMTFSSPAAKSFAFKVVGGQTLELVIAQFWSSGIGSQETPSVDLKVMFHGVKVNQEEIVLDGSEAPVRINAEALLASKRLAPLAILNKIRIPYRPTDAKISALTTDRDKLPSGKQILALTLTVLDFAYFLRRSYRSRGEASWRLFEAEPC; encoded by the exons ATGGTCGTACCTTCAA GCCATGTAGAAAGGAAATATATAGAAGTGCCACATGGTGCATCTTGGGTTGAGGGAACCATGAACACGTCAAGTTTTGATACAACGAGAAGATTTTTCGTGGATGCTGTTCAG ATATGTCCATTGCATAGACCGTTGACATGGAGGAGTGTGATGACTTTTTCTTCCCCTGCTGCCAAAAGCTTCGCCTTCAAGGTTGTAGGTGGTCAAACATTGGAACTAGTCATAGCTCAGTTTTGGTCAAGTGGCATAGGGAGTCAAGAGACTCCAAGTGTGGATCTGAAG GTTATGTTTCATGGTGTAAAAGTCAACCAAGAGGAAATTGTACTTGATGGGAGTGAAGCACCAGTTAGAATTAATGCTGAAGCATTACTGGCATCTAAGAGACTTGCACCTTTAGCAATACTAAACAAG ATAAGGATCCCTTATAGACCAACAGATGCTAAGATTAGTGCACTTACGACTGATCGTGACAAACTTCCCTCTGGAAAGCAGATACTTGCACTGACACTAAC TGTTTTAGACTTTGCATACTTTTTGAGGAGAAGCTATAGAAGCAGAGGAGAAGCTTCATGGCGACTTTTTGAGGCTG AACCATGTTGA